DNA from Dietzia lutea:
CTCGATTTCCTCCTGCACGACTGGCTGCGGGTGTCCGAGCTGACCGGGCGCGAGCGCTACGCCGACCACTCCCGCGAGACGATCGAGGCTGTGCTGGACCTGTCGGCCGAGCTCGCCGAGACGTACTTCGCGCCCCACTTCCGCAAGGCCGACCTCACCGAGCCCCGGCTCGTGGGCGAGGAGGTCGAGCTCATCCCCGAGATCGGCGAGGCGCTGGCGAAGTTCGCCGAGGCGGACCTCGTGGGCGCGGCGATGGACTCCCGCGTCGGCGGCCTGCAGCTGCCCTACACCGCGTACCTGGCGTGCATGGCGTGGTTCTACGCGGCCAACATCTCCACGGCCGCCTATCCGCTGCTCACCACCGGCAACGCCAACCTGCTGCTCACCCACGGCTCCGACGAGCAGATCCGGAAGTACGTCGAGCCGATGATCCAGGGCCGGTTCACGGGGACGATGTGCCTGTCCGAGCCGCACGCCGGCTCCAACCTCGCCGACATCACCACGCGCGCCGAGCCCCAGCCCGACGGCACCTACCGCCTGTTCGGCCAGAAGATGTGGATCTCCGGCGGCGAGCACCAGATGGCCGAGAACATCGTCCACCTCGTCCTGGCCAAGGTGCCCGGCTCCCCGCCCGGCACCCGCGGCATCAGCCTGTTCATCGTGCCCAAGTTCCTCGTCGACGACGACGGCTCGCTCGGCGAGCGCAACGACATCGTCATCACCGGCCTCAACCACAAGATGGGCTTCCGCGGCACGGTCAACACCATGCCCACTCTCGGGCAGGGCATGCACGCCCCCGGCGGGCGGCCGGGCGCGGTCGGGTACCTCGTGGGCGAGGAGAACACCGGCCTCAAGAAGATGTTCACGATGATGAACGAGGCCCGTCTCGGCGTGGGCCTGGGCGCCACGGCCATCGGCTACACCGGCTACCTCAAGTCGCTGGACTACGCGCGCAACCGGCCCCAGGGCAGGCCCGCCGGCGCGGATCCGTCGACGCCGCAGGTGATGCTCACCCGCCACACGGACGTCCGGCGGATGCTGCTCGCCCAGAAGTCGTACGTGGAGGGCGCGCTGGCGCTGGGCCTGTTCTGCGCGAGATTGGTCGACGACGAGAAGACGGGTACTCCGGAGGAGTCGACGGCGGCGAAGACGCTCCTGGACGTCCTCACCCCGATCGCCAAATCGTGGCCGTCGCAGTGGTGCCTCAAGGCCAACGAGCTGGCGGTGCAGGTGCTCGGCGGGGCCGGGTACACGATCGACTACGACGTCGAACAGCACTATCGCGACAACCGCCTCAATCCCATCCACGAGGGCACCCACGGCATCCAGGGGCAGGACCTGCTGGGCCGGAAGGTCGTGGCCGGCGGCGGCGCCGGGTTGGCCGCGCTCACCGGGCGCATCACCGCCACGTGCGACCGGGCGGCCACGGCCGGCGGGGTCGTCGCCGAGCTGGCCTCGCTGCTGCGCCCGCGCGTCACCCGGCTCATCGAGGTCACCACCGCGCTCGCCGAGGTCGGCGCAACCGACCCGGAGGCGTTCCTGGCCGACGCCACCGAGTACCTCGAGGCCACCGGGCACGTGGTGATCGCGTGGATCTGGATCGAGCAGTTGCTGGCGCTGGGCGACCGGGTGACGGCGGTCACTGCGGCTGGCGCGGGCGCCGGGGGCGATGGCGAGGGCGGCGCACGCGATGCGGGCGGGGCGGGCGACGGCGCCTCGGCGTCCGACGCCTTCGCCGCCGGCAAGCTCAGGGCGGCCGAGTACTTCCTGCGCCGAGAACTGCCGATCGTCGACGCCAAGTTCGACCTGCTCGTCGCCGGCGACCGCACGACGCTGGACATGCGCGACGACTGGTTCTGACGCGACCGCGCCCGGGCCGACGACGGTGTCGACCCGGGCAGGCCGAGCACCGGGCCGCGGGGTCACCGGGCCGAGCCGAGCACCGGGCCGCGGGGCCGGCGGGCGAGCCGGGCACTGGGCCGAGGGGTCGGCGGACGGGCGAGCCGGGCACTGGGCCGAGGGGTCGGCGGGCGGGCGATCCGCCAGCGCATCCGGCCGCAGATGCGCTGCCTCTTCGACTCACGCTGGCGGAGTGGTCCAACGACCCAGCGCA
Protein-coding regions in this window:
- a CDS encoding acyl-CoA dehydrogenase gives rise to the protein MTPSHLMSRADLDFLLHDWLRVSELTGRERYADHSRETIEAVLDLSAELAETYFAPHFRKADLTEPRLVGEEVELIPEIGEALAKFAEADLVGAAMDSRVGGLQLPYTAYLACMAWFYAANISTAAYPLLTTGNANLLLTHGSDEQIRKYVEPMIQGRFTGTMCLSEPHAGSNLADITTRAEPQPDGTYRLFGQKMWISGGEHQMAENIVHLVLAKVPGSPPGTRGISLFIVPKFLVDDDGSLGERNDIVITGLNHKMGFRGTVNTMPTLGQGMHAPGGRPGAVGYLVGEENTGLKKMFTMMNEARLGVGLGATAIGYTGYLKSLDYARNRPQGRPAGADPSTPQVMLTRHTDVRRMLLAQKSYVEGALALGLFCARLVDDEKTGTPEESTAAKTLLDVLTPIAKSWPSQWCLKANELAVQVLGGAGYTIDYDVEQHYRDNRLNPIHEGTHGIQGQDLLGRKVVAGGGAGLAALTGRITATCDRAATAGGVVAELASLLRPRVTRLIEVTTALAEVGATDPEAFLADATEYLEATGHVVIAWIWIEQLLALGDRVTAVTAAGAGAGGDGEGGARDAGGAGDGASASDAFAAGKLRAAEYFLRRELPIVDAKFDLLVAGDRTTLDMRDDWF